ATCGTGCTGGTGGTGCAGGATAACCTGGTCAAGGGCGCTTCGGGCCAGGCCGTGCAGTGCATGAACTTGATGTTTGGCTTGAAAGAAACGGCAGGTTTGCAACATATCGCCTTGCTGCCGTAAAAATAGGCAGCCGTGCTTGCGCGGGTCCGGCGCCTTTTTGCCGGACCTGTGCTAAATTGGACTGCCACGTATACCAACAGGATGACGTTCATGTTCGAGCGCAACGCGAAAAACCCCATCGACACCCTGATTGGCGCTTCCACGCGGATCGAAGGCGACTTGCTGTTTTGCGGCGGCTTGCGCATCGATGGCCATGTGCGCGGCAACGTCACGGGCGAGGCGGGCGAGCCCACGCATATAGTGCTGGGCGAGGCAGGGCGCATCGATGGCGAGGTGCGCTGCTCGAGCCTGGTTGTCAGCGGCGAGATCAATGGCCCTGTGTATGTGTCCGAAATGCTTGAAATCCAGCCCAAAGCCCGCATTGTAGGAGAGGTCTATTACAAGGTGCTGGAAATGCACAGCGGCGCATTGGTGCAGGGCAAGCTCAGCCGCCACGACAGCGCCGACCCCGTGCTGCACCTGGCCGTATCGGAAATGTGAGCAGGAACAACACCGGCTAGCCGCCTCTGCGGACGCCGCAGCGCGAGTTGTGCCAACAGTCTATAATGAGGCTATGTTTTCTGAGGAGTCTGAAATGAATGCAGTCGCTGAAATGCAAGATGTGATCCCTTCGCCTATCATCTTTACCGATAGCGCCGCCGAAAAAGTCGCGCAGCTGATCGAGGAAGAAGGCAATCCCGACCTGAAATTGCGCGTCTTCGTGCAGGGCGGCGGCTGTTCCGGCTTCCAGTACGGTTTCACCTTCGACGAAATCGTCAACGAAGATGACACCACCATGGTCAAGAACGGCGTTCAGCTGTTGATCGACTCCATGAGCTACCAGTACCTGGTCGGTGCGGAAATCGACTACAAGGATGACCTGGAAGGCGCGCAGTTCGTGATTAAAAACCCGACCGCGACGTCGACCTGCGGTTGCGGTTCGTCGTTCTCGGTATAAGCTGGTACACCTGAGAAAACGTCCATGGCGGCGTTGCATTGTCTCGCCGTACTCTTCGTACTGTCTTTGGCAATGCGCCTTGCCCTGAACGTTTTTTAGGCGCGCCGGTTTACAGGCGCAATATAAAAATAGCGGATCATCGATCCGCTATTTGTGTTTCTGCGCCCGCTTAGCGCGGGTAGAGCGCGCCCAGCACCCGCAAGCCCTGAGCACCCGTCACGGCCGGCAAATTGCCCGGCTTGCGCTGTGTAAAGCGCCAGGCCAGCCAGGCAAACGCCAGTGCCTCGACCTGGCTGGGCGCCACGCCCAAGGCCTCCGTCGACTCCACCGCCATGCCCGGCAATTCCCGGGCCAGCGCTGCCATCAGCGCGGCGTTCTGCGCGCCGCCGCCGCACACATACACGGTTTCCGCGTGCGCTCCGTCGCGCGCGATGGCCTGCGCCAGGCTGACGGCCGTCAGCTGCGTCAAGGTCGCCTGCACGTCGGCGGCTTGGGCGCCACGGTGATTCGCCAGCTTGCCTTGCAGCCAGTCGGCGTGGAACAGGTCGCGGCCCGTGCTTTTCGGCGCCGGCAAGTCAAAATAGGGATCGTCGAGCAAATCCGCCAGCAGGGCGGGGATGACTTGGCCAGTGGCGGCCCAGGCGCCGTTGGCATCATACGGCTGGCCCAGGTGCCGCAAGGCCCAGCCATCCATCAGCGCATTGCCGGGACCCGTGTCGTAGCCCGTCACTGTGCCGTCCGCGTGCAGCACGCTGATATTGCTGATGCCGCCGATATTGGCCAGCACGCGCGTGTGGCCGGGCAAGTTGAAAATGGCCTGGTGAAAAGCGGGCACCAGCGGCGCGCCCTGGCCGCCGGCCGCCACGTCGCGGCTGCGCAAGTCGGCGATGACGTCGATGCCCGTCAGTTCCGCCAGCAGGGCCGGGTTGTTCAACTGGCGCGTAAAGCCCAGCTCGGGGCGGTGGCGGATGGTCTGGCCATGCGCGCCGATGGCGGCGATGGCGTCCGGGCCGATGCCCGCGTCGCTCAACAGCAGGGCGACGCATTCGCCGTAATGGCGCACGAGCTGATTGGCCGCCAGCGCTTCGCGTTCGATTTCATTTTGGCCGGCACTTTGCAAGGCCATCAGGTCGGCGCGCAGGCTGGCGGGAAAGGCAATGTAGGCGTCGCCCAGGCTGCGCGTGCCGCCATCGTCGGAAAAGTCGACCAGCGCGCCATCGACGCCATCGAGGCTGGTGCCAGACATCAGACCGATATACAGCATGGGGGTTGTCCTTGAATGCATAAGTGATGGGGTGCATTGTGCCGCATTTGTGCCGTGTGCACGCGGGAAAAAACAAAGGCACCGGCCATCTGCATGGGCGGTGCCTTTATGGGTTGCCCGAAGGCAGTGTTGGAATGTCGTTTAACGCGACGCCAGTGCCGTGTCGTTCGGACGCAGCAGGGTGAAGCGGTGCATCATGTCGGCGGAGACCATGCGGAAGCGGCTCAGCTCGGCGGCCGTCAATGGCGCCTGGGCTTGTACGTTCAGCTTGCTTGGATCTTGTGCCACGCCGCCGACACGGAATTCATAGTGCAAATGGGCGCCCGTGGACCAGCCGGTGGTGCCGACGTAGCCGATCACATCGCCCTGGCTGACTTTTTGACCTTTTTTCAGGCCCGAAGCGAAGCGGCTCATGTGGGCGTAGGCGGTGCTGTAGTTGGCCCAGTGTTTCAGAACAACAACATTACCGTAGCCGTTCTGGCTGCCGACGGAATCGACCACGCCGTCACCGGAAGCGCGGATAGGGGTACCCGTTGCTGCGGCGAAATCGATGCCCTTGTGTGCTTTCCAGTTGCCGGAAATCGGGTGCACGCGCATGGAGAAGCCGGACGAGATG
This window of the Janthinobacterium agaricidamnosum genome carries:
- a CDS encoding bactofilin family protein is translated as MFERNAKNPIDTLIGASTRIEGDLLFCGGLRIDGHVRGNVTGEAGEPTHIVLGEAGRIDGEVRCSSLVVSGEINGPVYVSEMLEIQPKARIVGEVYYKVLEMHSGALVQGKLSRHDSADPVLHLAVSEM
- a CDS encoding anhydro-N-acetylmuramic acid kinase, with the translated sequence MLYIGLMSGTSLDGVDGALVDFSDDGGTRSLGDAYIAFPASLRADLMALQSAGQNEIEREALAANQLVRHYGECVALLLSDAGIGPDAIAAIGAHGQTIRHRPELGFTRQLNNPALLAELTGIDVIADLRSRDVAAGGQGAPLVPAFHQAIFNLPGHTRVLANIGGISNISVLHADGTVTGYDTGPGNALMDGWALRHLGQPYDANGAWAATGQVIPALLADLLDDPYFDLPAPKSTGRDLFHADWLQGKLANHRGAQAADVQATLTQLTAVSLAQAIARDGAHAETVYVCGGGAQNAALMAALARELPGMAVESTEALGVAPSQVEALAFAWLAWRFTQRKPGNLPAVTGAQGLRVLGALYPR
- the erpA gene encoding iron-sulfur cluster insertion protein ErpA is translated as MNAVAEMQDVIPSPIIFTDSAAEKVAQLIEEEGNPDLKLRVFVQGGGCSGFQYGFTFDEIVNEDDTTMVKNGVQLLIDSMSYQYLVGAEIDYKDDLEGAQFVIKNPTATSTCGCGSSFSV